Proteins co-encoded in one Ardenticatenales bacterium genomic window:
- a CDS encoding type II toxin-antitoxin system VapC family toxin, with translation MKILDSDHCIAILRGQLDLRDWVLPSDELAVTSINVAELIHGAHKSSQTAKHLAQVDVLLAAFRVLPFDEQAARRCGWLKATLEKAGAPLHLADLQIAAIALRHNLPLVTHNEKHFRRIPNLQLEDWLA, from the coding sequence TTGAAAATTCTGGATAGCGACCACTGCATTGCCATTTTGCGTGGTCAATTGGATCTACGAGACTGGGTGTTGCCCAGCGATGAACTGGCCGTCACAAGCATTAACGTAGCGGAACTGATTCATGGAGCGCATAAGTCCTCACAAACAGCCAAACATCTGGCCCAGGTTGACGTTCTCCTGGCAGCTTTCCGTGTACTCCCGTTCGATGAACAAGCTGCCCGACGCTGCGGCTGGTTGAAAGCAACGTTGGAAAAAGCGGGCGCGCCGTTGCATCTGGCCGATCTACAGATTGCTGCCATTGCGCTGCGCCATAACTTGCCACTGGTCACGCATAATGAGAAACATTTCCGCCGTATACCCAACCTACAGCTTGAGGACTGGTTAGCTTGA
- a CDS encoding type II toxin-antitoxin system Phd/YefM family antitoxin, whose amino-acid sequence MQTINVVEAKSRFSELLSRAASGERFLIQRRERAVAVLLGHEELSRLEQAAQMARHLALTLGQDEALLMEIEDRKLHAAMAAFGLWRDEVELARLAEDIAHERQEMNGREVYFENSG is encoded by the coding sequence ATGCAAACGATCAATGTTGTCGAAGCAAAAAGTCGTTTTTCGGAGCTGCTCTCGCGTGCAGCATCCGGGGAGCGGTTTCTTATCCAACGACGGGAGCGCGCGGTTGCGGTCTTATTAGGTCATGAAGAATTGTCGCGGCTGGAGCAGGCGGCGCAAATGGCGCGTCATCTTGCTCTGACGTTGGGGCAAGATGAGGCGCTATTGATGGAAATTGAGGACCGGAAACTCCACGCCGCCATGGCTGCTTTTGGATTATGGCGTGATGAAGTTGAACTTGCGCGTCTGGCAGAAGATATTGCACATGAGCGGCAAGAGATGAACGGACGTGAGGTGTACTTTGAAAATTCTGGATAG